Proteins found in one Cardiocondyla obscurior isolate alpha-2009 linkage group LG03, Cobs3.1, whole genome shotgun sequence genomic segment:
- the LOC139113726 gene encoding dystrobrevin beta isoform X3, with amino-acid sequence MAEEGAGGSGNGSSGETSRLQLLQEMRQQNFDTIRFASYRTACKLRFIQKKVHLHNVDIWNVIEAFRENGLNTLEPSSTLGVSRLETLLSSLFHALNKRVPVSQQSKVDATTALLMNWLLAAYTSGENNKISVFSVKVALATLCAGKLMDKFRYIYSQISDSNGHMIHWRFADYLKEVLALTAAVYESPSFGYSDGLANSIFPANSKVTVNDFLDTLMSDPGPHCLIWLPLYHRMAAVETVAHPIMCDACHKENFTGFRYRCQKCHSYQLCQDCFWRGKVSGTHNNDHETREYSSFKSPSKQIGHSLRKSFRCVPEKGKNSLPRFPEQPEKTLDLSHIVPPSPLPSHNGFPDPGFMAPFDSGSVDSRSTLRSMDSSRLDDEHKLIARYAQRLAQEARTMPRTASRMSQADQAGRAPSDVNLASLDASRAQRELISQLEAKNKEIMREIARLRRQQEIEAAGLENPALMSELRALRQRKDELETHLATLQDSRRQLMVQLEGLMKMLKNHQASPRSTPNSSPRSTKSPPLPPGAIPSSRSAPPTPGGPLSTTPQQQQQQQQQQQQQMQQQMPQQMSQSYQNPVPTTTVANVQGNAMLGTIQNPIPDSLSCVGGDVRSAFRTNSLPGSGSSSANNSLGRSLRNDLLVAADSVTNAMSTLVRELNSDFEAGEDGDDSSGGGNSWREELQRRYQQENDFLVELRSRNSIPQTPSATLSSEQEQERGEREEADGEKEDEDEANWAEAVKRWVNR; translated from the exons ATGGCAGAAGAAGGCGCAGGTGGATCGGGAAACGGAAGCAGCGGCGAGACGAGCCGTTTGCAACTCTTGCAGGAGATGCGACAGCAGAACTTTGATACTATACGATTTGCGTCGTACCGCACCGCCTGCAAGCTAAGATTCATACAAAAGAAAGTGCACC TGCACAACGTCGATATATGGAACGTGATCGAAGCATTTCGAGAGAATGGTCTGAACACCTTAGAGCCATCGAGCACTTTAGGAGTATCCAGACTCGAAACACTACTGTCTTCCTTGTTTCACGCCCTGAATAAAAGAGTGCCGGTGTCGCAGCAGTCCAAAGTTGACGCTACCACGGCGTTGCTAATGAACTGGCTGCTAGCCGCTTATACCAGCGG GGAGAACAATAAGATATCCGTATTCTCGGTTAAAGTGGCTCTGGCGACATTATGCGCGGGGAAGCTCATGGACAAATTTCGAT ATATATACTCGCAAATATCCGACAGCAACGGGCACATGATACACTGGAGGTTCGCCGATTATTTGAAAGAAGTTTTAGCTTTGACTGCGGCAGTTTACGAGTCGCCGTCGTTCGGATATTCCGACGGTCTCGCAAACTCCATATTTCCTGCG AATTCCAAAGTCACTGTAAATGACTTTTTGGACACGCTTATGTCGGATCCTGGACCACATTGCTTAATCTGGTTGCCATTGTATCATAGAATGGCAGCTGTTGAAACAG TTGCTCATCCTATTATGTGCGACGCGTGTCACAAAGAGAACTTCACTGGATTCCGATACCGATGTCAAAAGTGCCATTCGTACCAGCTATGTCAAGACTGTTTCTGGCGCGGTAAAGTTTCAGGGACGCATAATAATGATCACGAAACGAGAGAGTACAGCAGTTTT AAATCACCAAGTAAGCAGATTGGTCACTCCCTGCGAAAGAGCTTTAGATGCGTCCCCGAGAAGGGAAAGAATAGTCTGCCGCGGTTTCCGGAACAACCCGAGAAAACGCTGGATTTATCGCACATAgt CCCACCGTCACCTTTACCATCTCACAACGGTTTCCCAGATCCAGGGTTTATGGCTCCCTTTGATTCAGGGTCGGTGGATAGTCGTTCAACTTTGAGAAG TATGGACAGTTCAAGACTGGACGATGaacataaattaatagcaCGATATGCACAAAGGTTGGCACAAGAAGCTAGGACCATG CCTCGTACTGCGTCCAGAATGTCCCAAGCAGATCAAGCA ggTCGAGCACCGTCGGACGTGAACCTGGCATCGTTAGATGCGTCGCGAGCACAACGCGAGCTTATATCGCAATTGGAGGCAAAGAACAAGGAGATAATGCGCGAGATAGCAAGGTTAAG AAGGCAACAAGAGATAGAAGCCGCGGGTTTGGAAAATCCGGCATTAATGTCAGAATTACGAGCTTTGAGGCAAAGAAAAGACGAACTGGAGACACATTTGGCAACGTTACAAGATTCCAGGAGGCAACTAATGGTACAGCTGGAGGGTTTAATGAAAATGCTAAAG AATCATCAAGCATCGCCACGATCGACGCCAAATAGTTCACCACGAAGTACGAAATCGCCACCTTTACCACCCGGTGCCATACCGAGCAGTAGATCGGCACCGCCAACTCCCGGCGGGCCTTTGTCTACGACGCCTcaacaacagcaacagcagcagcagcaacaacagcagcaaaTGCAACAACAAATGCCACAACAAATGTCTCAGAGCTATCAAAATCCCGTACCAACAACGACAGTGGCTAATGTGCAAGGCAACGCTATGCTCGGCACGATACAGAATCCCATTCCAGATAGCTTATCGTGCGTTGGCGGCGATGTAAG GTCTGCGTTCAGGACAAACAGCTTACCAGGGAGCGGTTCCAGCAGTGCCAATAATAGTCTGGGCCGATCCTTAAGAAACGACTTACTGGTAGCTGCCGACAGCGTTACTAATGCCATGTCAACGCTTGTGAGGGAATTAAATTCAG ACTTTGAAGCTGGGGAGGATGGAGATGATAGTAGCGGCGGCGGAAATTCTTGGCGAGAGGAGCTGCAACGGCGTTATCAGCAGGAGAATGATTTCCTGGTCGAATTGCGATCTCGTAACAGTATACCACAAACACCATCGGCCACCCTGTCCAGCGAGCAGGAGCAGGAGAGAGGCGAAAGAGAAGAGGCCGATGGTGAGAAGGAAGACGAAGACGAGGCCAACTGGGCAGAGGCGGTGAAGAGATGGGTCAACCGATAA
- the LOC139113726 gene encoding dystrobrevin beta isoform X4 — protein sequence MAEEGAGGSGNGSSGETSRLQLLQEMRQQNFDTIRFASYRTACKLRFIQKKVHLHNVDIWNVIEAFRENGLNTLEPSSTLGVSRLETLLSSLFHALNKRVPVSQQSKVDATTALLMNWLLAAYTSGENNKISVFSVKVALATLCAGKLMDKFRYIYSQISDSNGHMIHWRFADYLKEVLALTAAVYESPSFGYSDGLANSIFPANSKVTVNDFLDTLMSDPGPHCLIWLPLYHRMAAVETVAHPIMCDACHKENFTGFRYRCQKCHSYQLCQDCFWRGKVSGTHNNDHETREYSSFKSPSKQIGHSLRKSFRCVPEKGKNSLPRFPEQPEKTLDLSHIVPPSPLPSHNGFPDPGFMAPFDSGSVDSRSTLRSMDSSRLDDEHKLIARYAQRLAQEARTMPRTASRMSQADQAGRAPSDVNLASLDASRAQRELISQLEAKNKEIMREIARLRRQQEIEAAGLENPALMSELRALRQRKDELETHLATLQDSRRQLMVQLEGLMKMLKNHQASPRSTPNSSPRSTKSPPLPPGAIPSSRSAPPTPGGPLSTTPQQQQQQQQQQQQQMQQQMPQQMSQSYQNPVPTTTVANVQGNAMLGTIQNPIPDSLSCVGGDVRL from the exons ATGGCAGAAGAAGGCGCAGGTGGATCGGGAAACGGAAGCAGCGGCGAGACGAGCCGTTTGCAACTCTTGCAGGAGATGCGACAGCAGAACTTTGATACTATACGATTTGCGTCGTACCGCACCGCCTGCAAGCTAAGATTCATACAAAAGAAAGTGCACC TGCACAACGTCGATATATGGAACGTGATCGAAGCATTTCGAGAGAATGGTCTGAACACCTTAGAGCCATCGAGCACTTTAGGAGTATCCAGACTCGAAACACTACTGTCTTCCTTGTTTCACGCCCTGAATAAAAGAGTGCCGGTGTCGCAGCAGTCCAAAGTTGACGCTACCACGGCGTTGCTAATGAACTGGCTGCTAGCCGCTTATACCAGCGG GGAGAACAATAAGATATCCGTATTCTCGGTTAAAGTGGCTCTGGCGACATTATGCGCGGGGAAGCTCATGGACAAATTTCGAT ATATATACTCGCAAATATCCGACAGCAACGGGCACATGATACACTGGAGGTTCGCCGATTATTTGAAAGAAGTTTTAGCTTTGACTGCGGCAGTTTACGAGTCGCCGTCGTTCGGATATTCCGACGGTCTCGCAAACTCCATATTTCCTGCG AATTCCAAAGTCACTGTAAATGACTTTTTGGACACGCTTATGTCGGATCCTGGACCACATTGCTTAATCTGGTTGCCATTGTATCATAGAATGGCAGCTGTTGAAACAG TTGCTCATCCTATTATGTGCGACGCGTGTCACAAAGAGAACTTCACTGGATTCCGATACCGATGTCAAAAGTGCCATTCGTACCAGCTATGTCAAGACTGTTTCTGGCGCGGTAAAGTTTCAGGGACGCATAATAATGATCACGAAACGAGAGAGTACAGCAGTTTT AAATCACCAAGTAAGCAGATTGGTCACTCCCTGCGAAAGAGCTTTAGATGCGTCCCCGAGAAGGGAAAGAATAGTCTGCCGCGGTTTCCGGAACAACCCGAGAAAACGCTGGATTTATCGCACATAgt CCCACCGTCACCTTTACCATCTCACAACGGTTTCCCAGATCCAGGGTTTATGGCTCCCTTTGATTCAGGGTCGGTGGATAGTCGTTCAACTTTGAGAAG TATGGACAGTTCAAGACTGGACGATGaacataaattaatagcaCGATATGCACAAAGGTTGGCACAAGAAGCTAGGACCATG CCTCGTACTGCGTCCAGAATGTCCCAAGCAGATCAAGCA ggTCGAGCACCGTCGGACGTGAACCTGGCATCGTTAGATGCGTCGCGAGCACAACGCGAGCTTATATCGCAATTGGAGGCAAAGAACAAGGAGATAATGCGCGAGATAGCAAGGTTAAG AAGGCAACAAGAGATAGAAGCCGCGGGTTTGGAAAATCCGGCATTAATGTCAGAATTACGAGCTTTGAGGCAAAGAAAAGACGAACTGGAGACACATTTGGCAACGTTACAAGATTCCAGGAGGCAACTAATGGTACAGCTGGAGGGTTTAATGAAAATGCTAAAG AATCATCAAGCATCGCCACGATCGACGCCAAATAGTTCACCACGAAGTACGAAATCGCCACCTTTACCACCCGGTGCCATACCGAGCAGTAGATCGGCACCGCCAACTCCCGGCGGGCCTTTGTCTACGACGCCTcaacaacagcaacagcagcagcagcaacaacagcagcaaaTGCAACAACAAATGCCACAACAAATGTCTCAGAGCTATCAAAATCCCGTACCAACAACGACAGTGGCTAATGTGCAAGGCAACGCTATGCTCGGCACGATACAGAATCCCATTCCAGATAGCTTATCGTGCGTTGGCGGCGATGTAAG ACTTTGA
- the LOC139113727 gene encoding uncharacterized protein — protein sequence MATNEIKNTKDIDEDEMKTLATEQQQCFYEEMVDCLIYNINEHKYLKQNIGYAIYGPPKSFHDVKDTNEKENTCYYKTENLTKNLNDIDAADEVGYDGEAKKNIEKIYNKICDLTIKDNPSEPIYFGIVYNVIYPVEITAKSEKEETDKTAKVETKAEKNKSKETKDEKMLIVLPVCVFKVKKCIDKNLTTTKNAKEKNITAEMQDDAWYIDNNARVYTNWTDYIENNTLPECTMVFPKDGSYQANPEYPIMEDYSTVWLETGKSPASKWTKKLCDAGDTASSIVGIGVTGLGIASMFTPIGPIVAVSGCIAAGVAGTWSLGRNTQQLIDRSAHEESINPFDKEAFPHYLGIAATVVGLGAMGGAMLLSTVAARGMTINTVTRVAFNTVQGGNIIINGFGVIYQGYNIYNKYMSNEEITIGEALNFATHLMFFCGSVIKVQFASDIIENSQGKVMRDYKESLSSKRLRKNYNRAMRKAANNSNNNGCKMAENAEVIRYIKHRQELIQNQPVNGNSQQSKNDPRNISWSFDQGKLKVNTVILLDPFKFVTQLINQGIFMPETNQNTSFDSCNSSNDFNIEQLSKVLAELLSKFYNDYPQSTKKSNLPDFTQFIQELNSLNIDAEYLKKLFDIAVKLMKRSKNCEEFLQKVLMFVWQYCKANLKQWGLSVSHFVGSASSSTVLKKIIIAIFEAIDMIIDNLYSAFEIYNNSSHEHYNNEKNKFI from the exons ATGGctacaaacgaaataaaaaatacaaaggaTATAGATGAA GATGAGATGAAAACTCTTGCTACAGAGCAGCAACAATGCTTCTATGAAGAAATGGTTGATTGTcttatatataacattaatgaacataaatatttaaaacagaatattGGGTATGCGATATATGGACCACCAAAATCATTTCATGACGTCAAAGATacaaatgaaaaagaaaatacttgttattataaaacagaaAACTTGACAAAAAATTTGAACGATATAGATGCAGCCGATGAAGTAGGTTATGATGGTGAAGCTAAAAAGAacatagaaaaaatttataacaaaatctGTGACCTTACAATAAAGGATAATCCGTCCGAACCAATTTATTTTGGTATAgtttataatgtaatatatccCGTTGAAATAACTGCCAAGTCtgagaaagaagaaacagACAAAACAGCAAAAGTAGAAacaaaagcagaaaaaaataaatcaaaagaaaCTAAAGACGAAAAAATGCTAATAGTATTACCTGTTTGTGTTTTTAAAGTCAAAAAGtgtattgataaaaatttgacaactacaaaaaatgcaaaagaaaaaaatataactgctGAAATGCAAGATGATGCATGGTACATTGATAACAATGCTAGAGTATATACAAATTGGACAGATTATATAGAAAACAATACTTTACCAGAATGTACTATGGTTTTTCCAAAAGATGGTAGTTATCAAGCAAATCCAGAGTACCCAATTATGGAGGATTATTCTACGGTTTGGCTGGAAACTGGGAAGTCTCCTGCAAGTAAATGGACAAAAAAACTTTGTGATGCAGGAGATACTGCTTCCTCTATCGTTGGGATTGGAGTAACTGGTTTGGGTATAGCATCAATGTTCACGCCTATTGGACCAATTGTTGCTGTGTCGG GTTGCATTGCTGCTGGGGTGGCTGGTACTTGGTCACTTGGACGAAACACTCAACAATTAATAGACCGAAGTGCCCATGAAGAATCTATCAACCCTTTTGACAAAGAAGCATTTCCACATTATCTTGGCATAGCTGCCACTGTTGTTGGTTTGGGAGCAATGGGAGGAGCAATGCTCCTCTCTACTGTTGCTGCACGTGGGATGACAATAAACACTGTTACTAGAGTGGCATTCAATACTGTACAAGGTGGTAATATAATCATCAATGGCTTTGGCGTGATATATCAGggttacaatatatataacaaatatatgtCGAACGAAGAAATTACTATTGGAGAGGCGTTAAATTTTGCGACGCATCTTATGTTTTTCTGCGGTAGCGTAATTAAGGTCCAATTCGCCAGCGACATTATTGAAAATAGTCAAGGCAAAGTTATGCGCGACTATAAGGAATCTTTGAGTTCTAAACGTCTTCGTAAAAATTACAACCGCGCTATGAGGAAAGCTgcaaataatagtaataataatggGTGTAAAATGGCTGAGAATGCAGAAGTGATACGTTACATAAAACATCGTCAAGAACTGATTCAAAATCAGCCTGTTAACGGCAATAGTCAACAATCAAAAAACGATCCACGTAATATTTCATGGTCTTTCGACCAAGGTAAATTGAAAGTTAATACTGTCATATTGTTGGATccttttaaatttgttactCAGCTTATAAATCAGGGCATATTTATGCCAGAAACTAATCAAAATACTTCATTTGATTCATGTAACTCTTCtaacgattttaatattgagCAATTATCAAAGGTACTTGCTGAATTATTATCAAAGTTCTATAACGATTATCCCCAAAGCACGAAAAAATCCAATCTACCTGACTTTACACAATTTATACAAGAGTTGAACTCTTTAAATATTGATGcagaatatttgaaaaagttatttgatatcgctgtaaaattaatgaaacgttCTAAAAACTGTGAAGAGTTTTTACAAAAAGTTTTGATGTTTGTTTGGCAGTACTGTAAAGCAAACTTGAAACAATGGGGCCTGAGTGTGTCTCATTTTGTGGGAAGTGCGTCTAGCAGTAcagttttgaaaaaaattattattgcaatttttgaaGCAATTGATATGATAATTGATAACTTGTATAGTGCCtttgaaatatataacaattCGAGTCACGAACATTATAATAACGAGAAAAACAAATtcatttaa
- the LOC139113726 gene encoding dystrobrevin beta isoform X1 codes for MAEEGAGGSGNGSSGETSRLQLLQEMRQQNFDTIRFASYRTACKLRFIQKKVHLHNVDIWNVIEAFRENGLNTLEPSSTLGVSRLETLLSSLFHALNKRVPVSQQSKVDATTALLMNWLLAAYTSGENNKISVFSVKVALATLCAGKLMDKFRYIYSQISDSNGHMIHWRFADYLKEVLALTAAVYESPSFGYSDGLANSIFPANSKVTVNDFLDTLMSDPGPHCLIWLPLYHRMAAVETVAHPIMCDACHKENFTGFRYRCQKCHSYQLCQDCFWRGKVSGTHNNDHETREYSSFKSPSKQIGHSLRKSFRCVPEKGKNSLPRFPEQPEKTLDLSHIVPPSPLPSHNGFPDPGFMAPFDSGSVDSRSTLRSMDSSRLDDEHKLIARYAQRLAQEARTMPRTASRMSQADQAGRAPSDVNLASLDASRAQRELISQLEAKNKEIMREIARLRRQQEIEAAGLENPALMSELRALRQRKDELETHLATLQDSRRQLMVQLEGLMKMLKNHQASPRSTPNSSPRSTKSPPLPPGAIPSSRSAPPTPGGPLSTTPQQQQQQQQQQQQQMQQQMPQQMSQSYQNPVPTTTVANVQGNAMLGTIQNPIPDSLSCVGGDVRSAFRTNSLPGSGSSSANNSLGRSLRNDLLVAADSVTNAMSTLVRELNSDSDQEDHSHNSGLMNIRKPLDFEAGEDGDDSSGGGNSWREELQRRYQQENDFLVELRSRNSIPQTPSATLSSEQEQERGEREEADGEKEDEDEANWAEAVKRWVNR; via the exons ATGGCAGAAGAAGGCGCAGGTGGATCGGGAAACGGAAGCAGCGGCGAGACGAGCCGTTTGCAACTCTTGCAGGAGATGCGACAGCAGAACTTTGATACTATACGATTTGCGTCGTACCGCACCGCCTGCAAGCTAAGATTCATACAAAAGAAAGTGCACC TGCACAACGTCGATATATGGAACGTGATCGAAGCATTTCGAGAGAATGGTCTGAACACCTTAGAGCCATCGAGCACTTTAGGAGTATCCAGACTCGAAACACTACTGTCTTCCTTGTTTCACGCCCTGAATAAAAGAGTGCCGGTGTCGCAGCAGTCCAAAGTTGACGCTACCACGGCGTTGCTAATGAACTGGCTGCTAGCCGCTTATACCAGCGG GGAGAACAATAAGATATCCGTATTCTCGGTTAAAGTGGCTCTGGCGACATTATGCGCGGGGAAGCTCATGGACAAATTTCGAT ATATATACTCGCAAATATCCGACAGCAACGGGCACATGATACACTGGAGGTTCGCCGATTATTTGAAAGAAGTTTTAGCTTTGACTGCGGCAGTTTACGAGTCGCCGTCGTTCGGATATTCCGACGGTCTCGCAAACTCCATATTTCCTGCG AATTCCAAAGTCACTGTAAATGACTTTTTGGACACGCTTATGTCGGATCCTGGACCACATTGCTTAATCTGGTTGCCATTGTATCATAGAATGGCAGCTGTTGAAACAG TTGCTCATCCTATTATGTGCGACGCGTGTCACAAAGAGAACTTCACTGGATTCCGATACCGATGTCAAAAGTGCCATTCGTACCAGCTATGTCAAGACTGTTTCTGGCGCGGTAAAGTTTCAGGGACGCATAATAATGATCACGAAACGAGAGAGTACAGCAGTTTT AAATCACCAAGTAAGCAGATTGGTCACTCCCTGCGAAAGAGCTTTAGATGCGTCCCCGAGAAGGGAAAGAATAGTCTGCCGCGGTTTCCGGAACAACCCGAGAAAACGCTGGATTTATCGCACATAgt CCCACCGTCACCTTTACCATCTCACAACGGTTTCCCAGATCCAGGGTTTATGGCTCCCTTTGATTCAGGGTCGGTGGATAGTCGTTCAACTTTGAGAAG TATGGACAGTTCAAGACTGGACGATGaacataaattaatagcaCGATATGCACAAAGGTTGGCACAAGAAGCTAGGACCATG CCTCGTACTGCGTCCAGAATGTCCCAAGCAGATCAAGCA ggTCGAGCACCGTCGGACGTGAACCTGGCATCGTTAGATGCGTCGCGAGCACAACGCGAGCTTATATCGCAATTGGAGGCAAAGAACAAGGAGATAATGCGCGAGATAGCAAGGTTAAG AAGGCAACAAGAGATAGAAGCCGCGGGTTTGGAAAATCCGGCATTAATGTCAGAATTACGAGCTTTGAGGCAAAGAAAAGACGAACTGGAGACACATTTGGCAACGTTACAAGATTCCAGGAGGCAACTAATGGTACAGCTGGAGGGTTTAATGAAAATGCTAAAG AATCATCAAGCATCGCCACGATCGACGCCAAATAGTTCACCACGAAGTACGAAATCGCCACCTTTACCACCCGGTGCCATACCGAGCAGTAGATCGGCACCGCCAACTCCCGGCGGGCCTTTGTCTACGACGCCTcaacaacagcaacagcagcagcagcaacaacagcagcaaaTGCAACAACAAATGCCACAACAAATGTCTCAGAGCTATCAAAATCCCGTACCAACAACGACAGTGGCTAATGTGCAAGGCAACGCTATGCTCGGCACGATACAGAATCCCATTCCAGATAGCTTATCGTGCGTTGGCGGCGATGTAAG GTCTGCGTTCAGGACAAACAGCTTACCAGGGAGCGGTTCCAGCAGTGCCAATAATAGTCTGGGCCGATCCTTAAGAAACGACTTACTGGTAGCTGCCGACAGCGTTACTAATGCCATGTCAACGCTTGTGAGGGAATTAAATTCAG ACTCAGACCAGGAGGACCATTCTCACAACTCGGGACTAATGAACATCAGAAAGCCGTTAG ACTTTGAAGCTGGGGAGGATGGAGATGATAGTAGCGGCGGCGGAAATTCTTGGCGAGAGGAGCTGCAACGGCGTTATCAGCAGGAGAATGATTTCCTGGTCGAATTGCGATCTCGTAACAGTATACCACAAACACCATCGGCCACCCTGTCCAGCGAGCAGGAGCAGGAGAGAGGCGAAAGAGAAGAGGCCGATGGTGAGAAGGAAGACGAAGACGAGGCCAACTGGGCAGAGGCGGTGAAGAGATGGGTCAACCGATAA
- the LOC139113726 gene encoding dystrobrevin beta isoform X2, with protein MAEEGAGGSGNGSSGETSRLQLLQEMRQQNFDTIRFASYRTACKLRFIQKKVHLHNVDIWNVIEAFRENGLNTLEPSSTLGVSRLETLLSSLFHALNKRVPVSQQSKVDATTALLMNWLLAAYTSGENNKISVFSVKVALATLCAGKLMDKFRYIYSQISDSNGHMIHWRFADYLKEVLALTAAVYESPSFGYSDGLANSIFPANSKVTVNDFLDTLMSDPGPHCLIWLPLYHRMAAVETVAHPIMCDACHKENFTGFRYRCQKCHSYQLCQDCFWRGKVSGTHNNDHETREYSSFKSPSKQIGHSLRKSFRCVPEKGKNSLPRFPEQPEKTLDLSHIVPPSPLPSHNGFPDPGFMAPFDSGSVDSRSTLRSMDSSRLDDEHKLIARYAQRLAQEARTMPRTASRMSQADQAGRAPSDVNLASLDASRAQRELISQLEAKNKEIMREIARRQQEIEAAGLENPALMSELRALRQRKDELETHLATLQDSRRQLMVQLEGLMKMLKNHQASPRSTPNSSPRSTKSPPLPPGAIPSSRSAPPTPGGPLSTTPQQQQQQQQQQQQQMQQQMPQQMSQSYQNPVPTTTVANVQGNAMLGTIQNPIPDSLSCVGGDVRSAFRTNSLPGSGSSSANNSLGRSLRNDLLVAADSVTNAMSTLVRELNSDSDQEDHSHNSGLMNIRKPLDFEAGEDGDDSSGGGNSWREELQRRYQQENDFLVELRSRNSIPQTPSATLSSEQEQERGEREEADGEKEDEDEANWAEAVKRWVNR; from the exons ATGGCAGAAGAAGGCGCAGGTGGATCGGGAAACGGAAGCAGCGGCGAGACGAGCCGTTTGCAACTCTTGCAGGAGATGCGACAGCAGAACTTTGATACTATACGATTTGCGTCGTACCGCACCGCCTGCAAGCTAAGATTCATACAAAAGAAAGTGCACC TGCACAACGTCGATATATGGAACGTGATCGAAGCATTTCGAGAGAATGGTCTGAACACCTTAGAGCCATCGAGCACTTTAGGAGTATCCAGACTCGAAACACTACTGTCTTCCTTGTTTCACGCCCTGAATAAAAGAGTGCCGGTGTCGCAGCAGTCCAAAGTTGACGCTACCACGGCGTTGCTAATGAACTGGCTGCTAGCCGCTTATACCAGCGG GGAGAACAATAAGATATCCGTATTCTCGGTTAAAGTGGCTCTGGCGACATTATGCGCGGGGAAGCTCATGGACAAATTTCGAT ATATATACTCGCAAATATCCGACAGCAACGGGCACATGATACACTGGAGGTTCGCCGATTATTTGAAAGAAGTTTTAGCTTTGACTGCGGCAGTTTACGAGTCGCCGTCGTTCGGATATTCCGACGGTCTCGCAAACTCCATATTTCCTGCG AATTCCAAAGTCACTGTAAATGACTTTTTGGACACGCTTATGTCGGATCCTGGACCACATTGCTTAATCTGGTTGCCATTGTATCATAGAATGGCAGCTGTTGAAACAG TTGCTCATCCTATTATGTGCGACGCGTGTCACAAAGAGAACTTCACTGGATTCCGATACCGATGTCAAAAGTGCCATTCGTACCAGCTATGTCAAGACTGTTTCTGGCGCGGTAAAGTTTCAGGGACGCATAATAATGATCACGAAACGAGAGAGTACAGCAGTTTT AAATCACCAAGTAAGCAGATTGGTCACTCCCTGCGAAAGAGCTTTAGATGCGTCCCCGAGAAGGGAAAGAATAGTCTGCCGCGGTTTCCGGAACAACCCGAGAAAACGCTGGATTTATCGCACATAgt CCCACCGTCACCTTTACCATCTCACAACGGTTTCCCAGATCCAGGGTTTATGGCTCCCTTTGATTCAGGGTCGGTGGATAGTCGTTCAACTTTGAGAAG TATGGACAGTTCAAGACTGGACGATGaacataaattaatagcaCGATATGCACAAAGGTTGGCACAAGAAGCTAGGACCATG CCTCGTACTGCGTCCAGAATGTCCCAAGCAGATCAAGCA ggTCGAGCACCGTCGGACGTGAACCTGGCATCGTTAGATGCGTCGCGAGCACAACGCGAGCTTATATCGCAATTGGAGGCAAAGAACAAGGAGATAATGCGCGAGATAGCAAG AAGGCAACAAGAGATAGAAGCCGCGGGTTTGGAAAATCCGGCATTAATGTCAGAATTACGAGCTTTGAGGCAAAGAAAAGACGAACTGGAGACACATTTGGCAACGTTACAAGATTCCAGGAGGCAACTAATGGTACAGCTGGAGGGTTTAATGAAAATGCTAAAG AATCATCAAGCATCGCCACGATCGACGCCAAATAGTTCACCACGAAGTACGAAATCGCCACCTTTACCACCCGGTGCCATACCGAGCAGTAGATCGGCACCGCCAACTCCCGGCGGGCCTTTGTCTACGACGCCTcaacaacagcaacagcagcagcagcaacaacagcagcaaaTGCAACAACAAATGCCACAACAAATGTCTCAGAGCTATCAAAATCCCGTACCAACAACGACAGTGGCTAATGTGCAAGGCAACGCTATGCTCGGCACGATACAGAATCCCATTCCAGATAGCTTATCGTGCGTTGGCGGCGATGTAAG GTCTGCGTTCAGGACAAACAGCTTACCAGGGAGCGGTTCCAGCAGTGCCAATAATAGTCTGGGCCGATCCTTAAGAAACGACTTACTGGTAGCTGCCGACAGCGTTACTAATGCCATGTCAACGCTTGTGAGGGAATTAAATTCAG ACTCAGACCAGGAGGACCATTCTCACAACTCGGGACTAATGAACATCAGAAAGCCGTTAG ACTTTGAAGCTGGGGAGGATGGAGATGATAGTAGCGGCGGCGGAAATTCTTGGCGAGAGGAGCTGCAACGGCGTTATCAGCAGGAGAATGATTTCCTGGTCGAATTGCGATCTCGTAACAGTATACCACAAACACCATCGGCCACCCTGTCCAGCGAGCAGGAGCAGGAGAGAGGCGAAAGAGAAGAGGCCGATGGTGAGAAGGAAGACGAAGACGAGGCCAACTGGGCAGAGGCGGTGAAGAGATGGGTCAACCGATAA